The following proteins are co-located in the Hevea brasiliensis isolate MT/VB/25A 57/8 chromosome 11, ASM3005281v1, whole genome shotgun sequence genome:
- the LOC110662256 gene encoding uncharacterized protein LOC110662256 isoform X1, with protein sequence MGGGGGVGKVEVINSKGCSRLLVGFSSSIPSFRGLQSFEPMFPATSSVGSEPLLVRSSGPFAGLVLCVTGLSKEARKQVMEATERLGGQYSPNLNPQCTHLVVQSFGGRKFEHALKHGLKNGLFVVTLGWFVDSVRRNVRLSESLYSVKSVGENGVCLDDLNRIFGFSGSENSCLPVGFNDTKQFEMTEGLHKRSSGRSSNRSIEPTMSGNSVYVDSDISGDLRNKVYEAATREGATFLDRWFVGCSASHVVCEGASIQRYLGHSNNLVTPLWVLKTAKEKHVQRLVQMSAGLARQVGMILEDFQNGIAGQEINGGNAPQDAQSLRSKASYGERQQIVNFAKNGVRSRRGCQMQTCQTPIRPITPSSLLDSICWSISEPTSTASIYTDSLSCDDVSEHHTSVFFDVKGDNKDSEASFANLTRPLTESEKTELIFKNHFLTVLFPIDRFSEMGPSSRTFFSENGFTCLQVLDHIYAFYQLLDVFQWVILPKLLEKCHFVCMQENMSASEIEVAIHTDSRHADRLRSIYSSKETAGLGCVIFKRIDFLGSRKSFEMLKRVAGDNNSNVYELLIRA encoded by the exons ATGGGCGGAGGTGGTGGGGTTGGTAAAGTGGAAGTGATCAATAGCAAGGGGTGCTCAAGATTGCTTGTGGGATTTTCTTCTTCAATCCCTTCTTTTAGGGGTTTGCAATCCTTTGAGCCAATGTTTCCTGCCACATCCTCTGTTGGGTCTGAGCCGTTGTTGGTTCGATCAAGCGGTCCATTTGCTGGTCTTGTATTATGTGTTACAGGCCTGTCTAAAG AAGCAAGGAAGCAAGTTATGGAAGCAACAGAGAGATTAGGTGGTCAGTACAGCCCTAATTTGAATCCACAGTGTACCCATTTGGTGGTCCAG AGCTTTGGTGGACGCAAGTTTGAGCATGCTTTGAAGCATGGATTAAAAAATGGTCTCTTTGTTGTTACACTTGGATGGTTTGTGGACAGCGTCAGGAGGAATG TGAGGTTGAGTGAATCACTCTACAGTGTCAAGAGTGTTGGAGAAAATGGTGTGTGCTTAGATGACTTAAATCGAATTTTCGGTTTCAGTGGCTCTGAAAATTCCTGTCTTCCTGTTGGTTTTAATGATACCAAGCAATTTGAAATGACTGAAGGACTGCACAAACGATCATCTGGAAGAAGTTCTAATAGAAGTATTGAACCAACTATGTCTGGTAATTCCGTTTATGTTGATTCAGACATTTCAGGTGACCTGAGGAATAAG GTTTATGAGGCAGCAACCAGAGAAGGTGCCACATTTCTGGATCGATGGTTTGTTGGCTGCAGTGCAAGTCATGTAGTATGTGAAGGAGCTTCTATCCAAAGATATCTTGGCCACTCTAACAACCTTGTGACT CCACTTTGGGTACTAAAAACAGCCAAGGAGAAACACGTCCAGAGGCTTGTTCAGATGTCTGCTGGTTTGGCCAGACAGGTTGGGATGATCCTTGAAGATTTTCAAAATGGCATTGCTGGCCAG GAAATAAATGGGGGAAATGCCCCTCAAGATGCTCAGAGTTTGAGGAGTAAAGCAAGCTATGGAGAAAGGCAACAGATTGTGAATTTTGCTAAAAATGGGGTTAGAAGTCGTCGTGGTTGTCAAATGCAG ACCTGTCAAACCCCAATTCGTCCAATAACCCCAAGCAGCCTTCTGGATTCAATCTGCTGGTCAATATCTGAGCCAACTTCAACTGCTTCTATTTACACAGACTCCTTGAGTTGTGATGATGTTAGTGAACATCATACCTCTGTCTTCTTTGATGTGAAGGGGGACAACAAGGATTCAGAAGCTTCCTTTGCAAACCTAACACGACCACTTACAGAAAG TGAGAAAACTGAGTTGATATTTAAGAACCACTTTCTGACCGTACTGTTTCCCATTGACCGGTTTTCCGAAATGGGACCTTCTTCAAGAACCTTTTTCAGTGAAAATGGTTTCACATGTTTGCAGGTGTTAGATCATATATATGCATTTTATCAG CTGCTTGACGTTTTCCAGTGGGTAATCTTACCAAAACTCCTTGAAAAATGTCACTTCGTGTGCATGCAGGAGAATATGTCGGCTTCAGAAATAGAAGTTGCAATTCACACTGATTCAAGGCATGCTGATCGGCTCCGATCAATATACTCCAGTAAAGAAACAGCCGGGCTTGGTTGTGTAATTTTCAAACGGATTGACTTCTTAGGAAGCCGCAAGAGTTTTGAAATGTTAAAGCGAGTTGCTGGGGACAACAACAGTAATGTATATGAACTGTTGATTAGAGCATAA
- the LOC110662255 gene encoding polyadenylate-binding protein-interacting protein 7: protein MSLSKKGSQTSNTKLNIPNKATALNPNAAEFIPFFLRSSSSPSGSTSNMAAATARFTASGTIGKAVLDRSESSVSNASDDEAHQFWRHQLPDDITPDFKVMGEDESQAPGGISLAGLSLHDSSEATKFPVSLGSGYILPEQQEPSPRHINGSSFSEKMRFVASSYGDDTTSASYLNLPAKPWDKHVASSDQLLGSVREVHPYNGNSRPGLMNDVLGEHAIVDDIDMNPVEFLASEFPGFAADSLAEVYFANGCDLNLTIEMLTQLELQVDGGFSQNMNSKTFSAPNLSALDFPALPVQDSQNGPSKYAGDDLQQSGNPYRSSDKENMLLFKSSSSIPSRGGAIDFASAVRKLASQDSGMWKYDKNGSADSTVGSSRSSHVLTSSYSSGNGRGIYADRVQNRGSARAAPVWLETGEAVANVYSELREEARDHARLRNAYFEQARQAYLIGNKALAKELSAKGQLHNMHMKEAHGKAQESIYRLRNPVGPEMQAQGRGHERMIDLHGLHVSEAIHVLKHELSVLRSTARAADQRLQVYICVGTGHHTRGSRTPARLPIAVQQYLLEEEGLDYTEPQPGLLRVVIY, encoded by the exons ATGAGCTTATCCAAGAAAGGGTCTCAAACCAGCAATACGAAGCTGAATATTCCAAACAAGGCAACTGCTTTGAATCCCAATGCTGCAGAGTTTATTCCCTTCTTTCTCAGATCATCATCTTCACCATCTGGAAGTACATCAAACATGGCAGCTGCTACAGCTAGATTTACTGCTTCTGGGACCATAGGGAAAGCAGTGCTTGATCGATCAGAGTCGTCTGTTTCTAATGCTTCTGATGATGAGGCCCATCAATTCTGGCGCCACCAGCTTCCTGATGATATAACCCCTGACTTCAAGGTCATGGGCGAAGATGAGTCTCAAGCACCTGGAGGGATCTCTTTAGCAGGCTTGTCTTTACATGACAGCAGTGAAGCGACAAAGTTCCCTGTCTCTTTAGGTAGTGGATACATTTTGCCTGAGCAACAGGAGCCATCCCCACGACATATAAATGGTAGCAGCTTCAGTGAAAAGATGAGATTTGTTGCTAGTTCTTATGGAGACGATACTACTTCAGCTAGTTATTTGAATTTGCCTGCTAAGCCCTGGGACAAGCATGTTGCTAGCAGTGATCAGCTTCTTGGCAGTGTTAGGGAGGTGCATCCGTACAATGGGAATTCTAGACCTGGATTAATGAATGACGTGTTAGGTGAGCATGCAATAGTCGATGATATTGACATGAACCCTGTGGAGTTTTTGGCTTCAGAATTCCCTGGGTTTGCTGCTGATAGCCTTGCGGAAGTCTATTTTGCTAATGGATGTGACTTAAATCTCACTATTGAGATGCTTACTCAACTAGAG CTTCAAGTTGATGGTGGTTTCAGTCAGAATATGAACTCAAAGACTTTTTCAGCTCCCAATCTGAGTGCCCTGGACTTCCCAGCACTTCCTGTGCAAGATAGTCAGAATGGTCCTTCAAAATATGCTGGAGATGATCTTCAGCAAAGTGGCAATCCTTATCGATCTTCTGACAAAGAGAACATGCTTTTATTTAAGTCCAGTTCTTCCATCCCATCTAGAGGTGGTGCAATAGATTTTGCTTCAGCTGTCCGGAAGTTGGCATCTCAGGATTCTGGCATGTGGAAGTATGACAAAAATGGTTCTGCTGATTCCACAGTTGGCTCAAGCAGGAGTTCCCATGTTTTAACTAGCTCATATAGTAGTGGGAATGGGAGAGGCATTTATGCTGATAGAGTGCAAAATCGTGGTTCAGCTCGAGCAGCTCCTGTCTGGCTTGAAACTGGAGAAGCAGTGG CAAATGTGTATTCTGAATTGCGGGAAGAAGCTCGTGATCATGCACGGTTACGGAATGCCTACTTTGAACAG GCACGGCAAGCTTATCTCATCGGAAATAAGGCTCTAGCCAAGGAATTGAGTGCGAAGGGGCAGCTTCACAATATGCATATGAAAGAAGCTCATGGCAAGGCACAGGAATCTATTTATCGCCTGAG GAACCCAGTTGGTCCAGAGATGCAGGCACAGGGGAGGGGACACGAGCGGATGATAGACCTTCACGGTCTGCATGTAAGTGAAGCCATTCATGTTCTAAAGCACGAGCTAAGTGTTCTAAGGAGCACAGCACGGGCAGCAGATCAGCGTCTGCAGGTTTATATATGTGTTGGAACAGGCCATCATACCAGGGGTTCTCGCACTCCAGCAAGACTTCCAATTGCTGTACAGCAATACCTGCTTGAAGAAGAGGGCCTTGACTACACTGAACCACAGCCAGGGCTGCTTCGAGTAGTGATCTATTGA
- the LOC110662256 gene encoding uncharacterized protein LOC110662256 isoform X2, translating to MGGGGGVGKVEVINSKGCSRLLVGFSSSIPSFRGLQSFEPMFPATSSVGSEPLLVRSSGPFAGLVLCVTGLSKEARKQVMEATERLGGQYSPNLNPQCTHLVVQSFGGRKFEHALKHGLKNGLFVVTLGWFVDSVRRNVRLSESLYSVKSVGENGVCLDDLNRIFGFSGSENSCLPVGFNDTKQFEMTEGLHKRSSGRSSNRSIEPTMSGNSVYVDSDISGDLRNKVYEAATREGATFLDRWFVGCSASHVVCEGASIQRYLGHSNNLVTPLWVLKTAKEKHVQRLVQMSAGLARQVGMILEDFQNGIAGQEINGGNAPQDAQSLRSKASYGERQQIVNFAKNGVRSRRGCQMQTCQTPIRPITPSSLLDSICWSISEPTSTASIYTDSLSCDDVSEHHTSVFFDVKGDNKDSEASFANLTRPLTESEKTELIFKNHFLTVLFPIDRFSEMGPSSRTFFSENGFTCLQVLDHIYAFYQENMSASEIEVAIHTDSRHADRLRSIYSSKETAGLGCVIFKRIDFLGSRKSFEMLKRVAGDNNSNVYELLIRA from the exons ATGGGCGGAGGTGGTGGGGTTGGTAAAGTGGAAGTGATCAATAGCAAGGGGTGCTCAAGATTGCTTGTGGGATTTTCTTCTTCAATCCCTTCTTTTAGGGGTTTGCAATCCTTTGAGCCAATGTTTCCTGCCACATCCTCTGTTGGGTCTGAGCCGTTGTTGGTTCGATCAAGCGGTCCATTTGCTGGTCTTGTATTATGTGTTACAGGCCTGTCTAAAG AAGCAAGGAAGCAAGTTATGGAAGCAACAGAGAGATTAGGTGGTCAGTACAGCCCTAATTTGAATCCACAGTGTACCCATTTGGTGGTCCAG AGCTTTGGTGGACGCAAGTTTGAGCATGCTTTGAAGCATGGATTAAAAAATGGTCTCTTTGTTGTTACACTTGGATGGTTTGTGGACAGCGTCAGGAGGAATG TGAGGTTGAGTGAATCACTCTACAGTGTCAAGAGTGTTGGAGAAAATGGTGTGTGCTTAGATGACTTAAATCGAATTTTCGGTTTCAGTGGCTCTGAAAATTCCTGTCTTCCTGTTGGTTTTAATGATACCAAGCAATTTGAAATGACTGAAGGACTGCACAAACGATCATCTGGAAGAAGTTCTAATAGAAGTATTGAACCAACTATGTCTGGTAATTCCGTTTATGTTGATTCAGACATTTCAGGTGACCTGAGGAATAAG GTTTATGAGGCAGCAACCAGAGAAGGTGCCACATTTCTGGATCGATGGTTTGTTGGCTGCAGTGCAAGTCATGTAGTATGTGAAGGAGCTTCTATCCAAAGATATCTTGGCCACTCTAACAACCTTGTGACT CCACTTTGGGTACTAAAAACAGCCAAGGAGAAACACGTCCAGAGGCTTGTTCAGATGTCTGCTGGTTTGGCCAGACAGGTTGGGATGATCCTTGAAGATTTTCAAAATGGCATTGCTGGCCAG GAAATAAATGGGGGAAATGCCCCTCAAGATGCTCAGAGTTTGAGGAGTAAAGCAAGCTATGGAGAAAGGCAACAGATTGTGAATTTTGCTAAAAATGGGGTTAGAAGTCGTCGTGGTTGTCAAATGCAG ACCTGTCAAACCCCAATTCGTCCAATAACCCCAAGCAGCCTTCTGGATTCAATCTGCTGGTCAATATCTGAGCCAACTTCAACTGCTTCTATTTACACAGACTCCTTGAGTTGTGATGATGTTAGTGAACATCATACCTCTGTCTTCTTTGATGTGAAGGGGGACAACAAGGATTCAGAAGCTTCCTTTGCAAACCTAACACGACCACTTACAGAAAG TGAGAAAACTGAGTTGATATTTAAGAACCACTTTCTGACCGTACTGTTTCCCATTGACCGGTTTTCCGAAATGGGACCTTCTTCAAGAACCTTTTTCAGTGAAAATGGTTTCACATGTTTGCAGGTGTTAGATCATATATATGCATTTTATCAG GAGAATATGTCGGCTTCAGAAATAGAAGTTGCAATTCACACTGATTCAAGGCATGCTGATCGGCTCCGATCAATATACTCCAGTAAAGAAACAGCCGGGCTTGGTTGTGTAATTTTCAAACGGATTGACTTCTTAGGAAGCCGCAAGAGTTTTGAAATGTTAAAGCGAGTTGCTGGGGACAACAACAGTAATGTATATGAACTGTTGATTAGAGCATAA